A single window of Vigna unguiculata cultivar IT97K-499-35 chromosome 1, ASM411807v1, whole genome shotgun sequence DNA harbors:
- the LOC114187751 gene encoding uncharacterized protein LOC114187751, with translation MPDRRGYTDAFVQGVDDFVSYACQETNVSNGKIRCPCSKCKNLKFFHFEEVKVHLYKNRFMPEYWYRTCHGESDPTICVDTSPTISSSQERHLNKYKSMVYDVVGLEYEMDHDQEIDESPNMDESPNIEAQKFYELLDAAQKPLWPGCNNHTELSFVVRFLTIKSEGNMSHRSCDQTLALIKETHPTDNIIPKDFYRVKKIVSKLGLTAKKIDCCVDGCMLFYTMEDMPLKECKFCHKPRFQMKGVGRGKYKEVPFKRMHYLPLIPRFKRLYASMSSAPHMRWHYENRKEPVVLCHPSDGEAWKHFDKMYPEFASEPRNVRLALSSDGFSPFYNSTPPYSCWPIIVTPYNLPPELCMATPFMFLTLIIPGPHSPKGKIDVYLQPLIDELKQLWTGVLTYDISKKENFIMKAALMWTISDFPAYGMLSGWSTSGRLACPYCMNQSKAFKLKNGRKFSWFDSHRQFLPMDHSFRRSKDAFYKNRIEKSQPPHLLSGNELWEQICLFPKVTEVSPCVCDEHGESHNWTKQSIFWELPYWKTNLIRHNLDVMHIEKNVFDNVFNTVMDIKNKTKDNVKARIDLKEYCKRRDLELHILPSGKVLKPKAKFVLSNEQRSFVYKWISELKIPYGYASNLCRCVNLNQRKLFGMKTHDCHVLMEMLLPIVFRALPHQVWNPIAELSKFFKDLCSTIFRVDDLLLMEKNIIITTCKLERIFPPRFFNSMEHLPIHLPYEARVGGLVQLRWMYPFERYFVQYLEASIPNINRTDIDRRIASEFPFWFRTYLPYPEKIKEKVDWWVVIKTKPRCTVDDRYTLEVAYQESTTNVNITTNEELLVHLVDGEEYEELDEVDMAVVDNSKESKQIEEEEEEEEEEEIVSQSEFEYDSEDDETQNKLDDEFNGSNDDSDE, from the exons ATGCCTGATAGGAGGGGATATACTGATGCATTTGTACAAGGAGTAGATGATTTTGTGTCCTATGCATGTCAAGAAACGAATGTGTCAAATGGGAAAATAAGATGTCCTTGTTCTAAGtgcaaaaatttgaaattcttccaTTTTGAAGAAGTTAAAGTTCATCTTTACAAAAACAGATTCATGCCTGAATATTGGTATCGGACATGTCATGGAGAAAGTGACCCAACTATTTGCGTAGATACTAGTCCTACTATATCTAGCTCACAAGAGAGACACCTCAATAAATATAAGAGCATGGTTTATGATGTTGTTGGTTTAGAGTATGAAATGGATCATGATCAAGAAATAGATGAATCTCCAAATATGGATGAGTCTCCAAATATAGAAGCccaaaaattttatgaattattagaTGCGGCCCAAAAACCATTATGGCCTGGATGTAATAATCACACTGAATTATCTTTTGTTGTCAGATTCTTGACAATTAAATCAGAGGGAAACATGTCTCATAGATCATGTGATCAGACATTAGCTCTTATCAAAGAGACCCATCCTACAGATAATATTATTCCTAAAGATTTCTACAGGGTCAAAAAAATAGTCTCAAAACTTGGTTTAACTGCAAAAAAAATTGACTGTTGTGTTGATGGTTGTATGTTATTTTACACTATGGAAGATATGCCATTGAAAGAATGCAAATTTTGTCATAAACCACGTTTTCAAATGAAAGGTGTTGGTAGGGGTAAATACAAAGAGGTTCCTTTTAAGAGAATGCATTATTTGCCTCTTATTCCTAGGTTTAAGAGATTATATGCCTCTATGAGTTCTGCTCCACATATGAGGTGGCattatgaaaatagaaaagaacCTGTGGTGTTGTGTCATCCGTCTGATGGTGAAGCTTGGAAACATTTTGATAAAATGTATCCTGAATTTGCATCTGAACCAAGAAACGTGAGGTTAGCTTTATCTTCTGATGGGTTTTCACCTTTCTATAACTCGACTCCACCTTATTCTTGTTGGCCGATAATTGTCACTCCTTATAATCTTCCTCCAGAGTTATGCATGGCAACTCCCTTTATGTTTTTGACATTGATCATCCCTGGGCCACATAGTCCGAAAGGTAAAATAGATGTGTATTTGCAACCATTGATTGACGAGTTAAAACAATTATGGACTGGAGTGTTGACATATGATATttcgaaaaaagaaaattttatcatGAAAGCTGCCTTAATGTGGACTATTAGTGATTTTCCTGCATATGGAATGTTGTCGGGTTGGAGTACATCGGGGAGATTagcatgtccatattgtatgaACCAATCAAAGgcttttaaattgaaaaatggtAGAAAATTTTCTTGGTTTGATTCCCATCGTCAATTTTTGCCTATGGACCATTCATTTAGAAGAAGTAAGGatgcattttataaaaatcgAATTGAAAAGTCTCAACCTCCACACCTTTTGTCTGGGAATGAATTATGGGAACAAATTTGTCTTTTTCCAAAAGTCACTGAAGTCAGTCCTTGTGTATGTGATGAACATGGTGAGTCTCATAATTGGACAAAACAAAGCATCTTTTGGGAGTTGCCTTATTGGAAAACCAATTTGATAAGACATAATCTTGATGTAATGCATATAgagaaaaatgtatttgataATGTCTTTAACACTGTTatggatataaaaaataagaccAAAGATAATGTTAAGGCAAGAATAGACTTGAAGGAGTATTGTAAACGAAGGGACCTAGAACTACATATTCTGCCTAGTGGAAAAGTATTAAAGCCTAAAGCAAAGTTTGTTTTGTCCAACGAACAAAGAAGTTTTGTTTACAAGTGGATTAGTGAGTTAAAAATTCCATATGGGTATGCCTCAAATTTGTGTAGGTGTGTAAACCTAAATCAGAGGAAGTTGTTTGGGATGAAAACTCATGATTGCCATGTATTAATGGAGATGCTATTACCTATTGTTTTTCGTGCACTTCCCCATCAAGTGTGGAATCCTATAGCTGAATTAAGTAAGTTTTTTAAGGATTTGTGCTCTACAATATTCAGAGTGGATGATTTGTTATTAATGGAAAAGAACATCATCATTACAACATGTAAGTTGGAACGAATCTTTCCACCTAGATTTTTCAATTCCATGGAGCATCTACCTATTCATTTACCTTATGAAGCAAGAGTAGGAGGTCTTGTTCAATTACGATGGATGTATCCATTTGAGAG ATACTTTGTGCAATATTTGGAAGCATCTATTCCAAATATAAATCGAACTGATATTGATAGGAGAATTGCGTCCGAATTTCCATTTTGGTTTCGAACATAT TTACCTTAtcctgaaaaaataaaagaaaaggttgATTGGTGGGTTGTCATTAAAACCAAACCAAGATGTACAGTTGATGATCGATATACATTAGAAGTTGCTTACCAAGAATCAACAACTAATGTTAATATCACAACAAATGAGGAGCTACTTGTTCATTTGGTTGATGGAGAAGAGTATGAGGAACTAGATGAAGTAGATATGGCAGTTGTTGATAATTCAAAAGAAAGTAAGCAAattgaagaggaagaagaggaagaagaggaagaagaaattgttTCTCAAAGTGAATTTGAGTATGATTCTGAAGATgatgaaactcaaaataaacTTGATGATGAATTTAATGGTAGCAATGATGATAGTGATGAGTAA